Sequence from the Numida meleagris isolate 19003 breed g44 Domestic line chromosome 2, NumMel1.0, whole genome shotgun sequence genome:
GGGAAACATTTGAATAACTGAAAAAGTTGTCaataattttgagaaaaagtTTAACaagtttctttctgctgcttgtaGTTCACTACTTTGTGCTCAATAGTTATGTTTGGCAggatttgattattttattggTAATCTACAATTATAAATGATACTCATTTACGGTTGCTGAAGGTATCACTTGCTGTAGCTACCCATCCAAtttagatgtggcacttagggacatggttcagtgggcatgatggtgatgggttgatggttggactagatggtcttagaggtcttttccaaccttaatgattctatgaattcagAGCACAGACTTTGTTAAATACAACTATCCTAAGGACTATAAGACTTTTAGATACAAATGATGCAGAAATTATGAAAAGTTAAACTCTGGATAAAGGAAATGCATGTGGATTCATAGGATACCAACAGCAAGATACacaaaagcactgcaaaaacGTGCCCAACAGATTTCTACGTTAAATAGAAAAAACGTACCAAAAGGCTCCAACAACTGTCAAAAATTGCCCTTGTGCATTCCTTGTCTCTTCAGTATGCTCATTGGACTGGGCCAAACTTTCTGCTACAGGTAGCAAATTATTTAGAATTACTTTGCAAACGTCTTGGTCTCGGCGGTACAATGAACATACATCACtgtgaaagtaagaaaaaaagaaaaacttgaacCACTAAACAGCCCCCAAATCCTCTAGTTGTTGAACTAAAATAACTCTAATGCATGCTAAACAGTTTCTCTCTTACGAAAGAGGCGTAAGAAGCTTAAGAACTTCATCTACAGGCAGGAGGTTTTCTTCAACAGGGAGTTCCTTCAAGAGCAACAAGTACtggggaacagaaaaaaaagaaaagaagaagataaaaacTATTACACACTTTTAGTAACTCTTACACAAAAACATGGAGTAAGGATATGTAATGTCAGCTCCTATATGTTAGAATCTGACCATCATTATCTATTTAACAAGTAATTAATGATAAAAGCAAGATGTTTATAtttctcaatttttaattttctagctTACAACAAATTCTAACTTCTCCTTCCCCCACGCCAGCACACTTCAAAACATGAGAAGACAACATTTTAAGGTGTTCTCAGAGGACTCATGACAAGAGAAAGGCCATCAAGaatatacaatttaaaaaacagtacaaGAACAGAAGTTCTGTAAAAAAATCTCACACTCACCGTGTGCAGATGCAATGGCTTAGCACTGTCGAAGACACTGCCATCAGCAAGCATTAACAGCTTCCTTCGTATATCAGAGGCTCGGAAGCTCACTGTCTGAATTTGGACAGTAGTTGCACAAATACATAAGAATCTCAGAATTTCAAGGTGAAGGAAATCCTGTTTTGTCAACTGTTCTTCAGCTAATGGGCTCGCAGCACCTGAAAATGAGATACGCATGTAAGAAATACCTCTCCAaggttaataaaaaaaactttataaaattgtgactttttaaaactaatttaagTTCTCCGAATAGACAGAGTACTAGCAACCTTTAAGTTTTCTTTGTTACTGAGCAGATACTGCATCAGTAACTAGCTTCTTGAAAGTTTCCTACCTCTAAAAAGGCCCCCTCTAAATCAGAGGCTTTCAATTTTGTGTGCCTATACATGTGGCTGATTTTCCCATCAACATTACAGTGAATGTGGCAGAACCATCTGTAGCTGTGTATCGTGTTGGTAGCCGATATTTAGgatatattttaaacaacagCCTCAAAACTTCCCTAACACTGAAATTATAACAACTGCCACTATATTAATGTCTGCATCCAAATCTGAATTATAACCTAAAAGAAATAGCTacaaatgtcattttctgtagaaaatgtaGAGCTCTTCCAGCTTTCTGCAAACCCAAGCTTTAGAACTATTTATTGAATGGCTGGAGAAGATATTTCTAAAGATACAATGGGGAAAACAGGCCAGCTCTTTGAGGCAGTTACGTAACATCATGATTTCCTTTGTCTCcaataacaaaacagaaaacatagtTGTGATTAGAAACTAAGATATGCataattttaatatgaaattaaaacagaaaagaacatcaGTGGGTCTTAACAGCAATGAACACCAGCCCTGAGGACACACAAATTCATCCTCCTCCTTCTACAGGTCCAGAAGTGCAAGAAAGCTGACGCTGACAAGAATAACTGATCAGgataaggagaaaaatgaaataggactgctttttcaagaaaatgaagcacaatCTAATGACAGCGAGAGGTAGCactttcacttttcttcccttccaaaaCATCTGTCTGACGCTGAACAAGTTAACCAGTTTCCTATGTTTTACTACTgattaaaatatcaaataaactTCTCCTTTCCAGATGAGCTACAATACCTCATTAATATCTTTAAAACACTAatgaattacaaaataattactGTTTAGAAAGTATCTGGTTCAACTACTACCTGACTTAAAGTAGCACAATTTGATAACTTACTGTCCCTAAAGGAAAGAACAATTTGCCAAAATAAGGGTAGGGGTGAGGAGTTTCCTACAGTTTTTGCCAACTTTTTTGGACACAGAGAAAGCTTACCTGTTACATTTTGCATCTCACCAGATTCGTTTGTATCACTGATGTCTGTCACTGAATGATCATCAAATAAAAGGTCAGATTCCTGGTTATCTGTTTCCATTATACTCTCCTCAGGGTCATTCCCCACTAGGTCCACTTCTCCTAAATCACTTGGTTTTCCAGTAAATGTCATCTGACAAAAAtatcacattattttaaagctgGCTTTTAATGATATGACAAAGGCATAAACTGATGAAAGATAGTACAATTTCCCACTTAATtcaaacagatgaagaaaaaaagggataCAGTGAAGTGATGAATTTCACCAGTCNNNNNNNNNNNNNNNNNNNNNNNNNNNNNNNNNNNNNNNNNNNNNNNNNNNNNNNNNNNNNNNNNNNNNNNNNNNNNNNNNNNNNNNNNNNNNNNNNNNNNNNNNNNNNNNNNNNNNNNNNNNNNNNNNNNNNNNNNNNNNNNNNNNNNNNNNNNNNNNNNNNNNNNNNNNNNNNNNNNNNNNNNNNNNNNNNNNNNNNNNNNNNNNNNNNNNNNNNNNNNNNNNNNNNNNNNNNNNNNNNNNNNNNNNNNNNNNNNNNNNNNNNNNNNNNNNNNNNNNNNNNNNNNNNNNNNNNNNNNNNNNNNNNNNNNNNNNNNNNNNNNNNNNNNNNNNNNNNNNNNNNNNNNNNNNNNNNNNNNNNNNNNNNNNNNNNNNNNNNNNNNNNNNNNNNNNNNNNNNNNNNNNNNNNNNNNNNNNNNNNNNNNNNNNNNNNNNNNNNNNNNNNNNNNNNNNNNNNNNNNNNNNNNNNNNNNNNNNNNNNNNNNNNNNNNNNNNNNNNNNNNNNNNNNNNNNNNNNNNNNNNNNNNNNNNNNNNNNNNNNNNNNNNNNNNNNNNNNNNNNNNNNNNNNNNNNNNNNNNNNNNNNNNNNNNNNNNNNNNNNNNNNNNNNNNNNNNNNNNNNNNNNNNNNNNNNNNNNNNNNNNNNNNNNNNNNNNNNNNNNNNNNNNNNNNNNNNNNNNNNNNNNNNNNNNNNNNNNNNNNNNNNNNNNNNNNNNNNNNNNNNNNNNNNNNNNNNNNNNNNNNNNNNNNNNNNNNNNNNNNNNNNNNNNNNNNNNNNNNNNNNNNNNNNNNNNNNNNNNNNNNNNNNNNNNNNNNNNNNNNNNNNNNNNNNNNNNNNNNNNNNNNNNNNNNNNNNNNNNNNNNNNNNNNNNNNNNNNNNNNNNNNNNNNNNNNNNNNNNNNNNNNNNNNNNNNNNNNNNNNNNNNNNNNNNNNNNNNNNNNNNNNNNNNNNNNNNNNNNNNNNNNNNNNNNNNNNNNNNNNNNNNNNNNNNNNNNNNNNNNNNNNNNNNNNNNNNNNNNNNNNNNNNNNNNNNNNNNNNNNNNNNNNNNNNNNNNNNNNNNNNNNNNNNNNNNNNNNNNNNNNNNNNNNNNNNNNNNNNNNNNNNNNNNNNNNNNNNNNNNNNNNNNNNNNNNNNNNNNNNNNNNNNNNNNNNNNNNNNNNNNNNNNNNNNNNNNNNNNNNNNNNNNNNNNNNNNNNNNNNNNNNNNNNNNNNNNNNNNNNNNNNNNNNNNNNNNNNNNNNNNNNNNNNNNNNNNNNNNNNNNNNNNNNNNNNNNNNNNNNNNNNNNNNNNNNNNNNNNNNNNNNNNNNNNNNNNNNNNNNNNNNNNNNNNNNNNNNNNNNNNNNNNNNNNNNNNNNNNNNNNNNNNNNNNNNNNNNNNNNNNNNNNNNNNNNNNNNNNNNNNNNNNNNNNNNNNNNNNNNNNNNNNNNNNNNNNNNNNNNNNNNNNNNNNNNNNNNNNNNNNNNNNNNNNNNNNNNNNNNNNNNNNNNNNNNNNNNNNNNNNNNNNNNNNNNNNNNNNNNNNNNNNNNNNNNNNNNNNNNNNNNNNNNNNNNNNNNNNNNNNNNNNNNNNNNNNNNNNNNNNNNNNNNNNNNNNNNNNNNNNNNNNNNNNNNNNNNNNNNNNNNNNNNNNNNNNNNNNNNNNNNNNNNNNNNNNNNNNNNNNNNNNNNNNNNNNNNNNNNNNNNNNNNNNNNNNNNNNNNNNNNNNNNNNNNNNNNNNNNNNNNNNNNNNNNNNNNNNNNNNNNNNNNNNNNNNNNNNNNNNNNNNNNNNNNNNNNNNNNNNNNNNNNNNNNNNNNNNNNNNNNNNNNNNNNNNNNNNNNNNNNNNNNNNNNNNNNNNNNNNNNNNNNNNNNNNNNNNNNNNNNNNNNNNNNNNNNNNNNNNNNNNNNNNNNNNNNNNNNNNNNNNNNNNNNNNNNNNNNNNNNNNNNNNNNNNNNNNNNNNNNNNNNNNNNNNNNNNNNNNNNNNNNNNNNNNNNNNNNNNNNNNNNNNNNNNNNNNNNNNNNNNNNNNNNNNNNNNNNNNNNNNNNNNNNNNNNNNNNNNNNNNNNNNNNNNNNNNNNNNNNNNNNNNNNNNNNNNNNNNNNNNNNNNNNNNNNNNNNNNNNNNNNNNNNNNNNNNNNNNNNNNNNNNNNNNNNNNNNNNNNNNNNNNNNNNNNNNNNNNNNNNNNNNNNNNNNNNNNNNNNNNNNNNNNNNNNNNNNNNNNNNNNNNNNNNNNNNNNNNNNNNNNNNNNNNNNNNNNNNNNNNNNNNNNNNNNNNNNNNNNNNNNNNNNNNNNNNNNNNNNNNNNNNNNNNNNNNNNNNNNNNNNNNNNNNNNNNNNNNNNNNNNNNNNNNNNNNNNNNNNNNNNNNNNNNNNNNNNNNNNNNNNNNNNNNNNNNNNNNNNNNNNNNNNNNNNNNNNNNNNNNNNNNNNNNNNNNNNNNNNNNNNNNNNNNNNNNNNNNNNNNNNNNNNNNNNNNNNNNNNNNNNNNNNNNNNNNNNNNNNNNNNNNNNNNNNNNNNNNNNNNNNNNNNNNNNNNNNNNNNNNNNNNNNNNNNNNNNNNNNNNNNNNNNNNNNNNNNNNNNNNNNNNNNNNNNNNNNNNNNGTGCAAGCCTAGTGGCAGAAATATTCTGCTGAACTCTTTTTACTTGACTAAATTATTTGAATCAAAGGAggagaaacaacaaacaaatatttttaatttctccagaAGGGAAACCTAAAAGAGAATTGCTACCACACTCCTGAAAAGCGGGTATCTAAAAAAGATGGGGAAATGCATGTGTAAACACCACTTTTACACATGCAAAGCCAAGAATAAGTTTTACAGCGTCCAATTGAAGTACTTTGTTTCCAGCCTCAGCACTGcctcttttcatagaatcatagaattagctaggttggaaaagacctataagatcatccagtcctaCCACgaataaccccactaaaccatgtctctcaacgctgtatctaaatgtttcttgaacacctccagggacggtgactcaaccacctccctgggcagcccgttccagtgcctgaccactttgTCTCACCAAATACTACAGGACCTTATCAGTGAGTTGCAAAGGCACAGCACCATGTCAAAATCAAAGCTAGCTTGTGAAAGGAACTGGAAGTTTAAAAagtttgctgcttctgttttcatcaaCTTTTCATCACTATGTGTTGGTCCTTCCTCTACAAGTCCTGATTTTTCTGCAGAGGGgatattcttctgtttcaggaaGAGGAAGCTACAAAATGGACTGGAGGATAACTCAGGTTCAAAAGGACCTCAGGAGGTCTCTCATCCAGTCTCCTGCTCATAGCAGGTCAGAGCTGAggccagagcaggctgctcagggcttcACCCAGTCAGGGCTTGAAAAGTTCAAGGATGGAGACTACTCAACCTCTCTAGGCAAGTTGTGCCCTGCTTCACTGTCCTAATGCAGGTAACATTTTCCTTGTATCCAGCGTGAACttcttgtttcagtttatgCCTGCAGTGCATCACTGTGAAGAGTCTGCCTCTGTCTTCTAGGTAACGTCACAGGCATTGGCAGGCTTCCCCAAAACCTGTTAAGTGCATCcagagccagctctgctccaggctgaacaagcccagctccctcttTGTCTCCCCAAAGGTCAAGTGCCCTTGATCTCCTCAGCGGCCTCTACTGAAAGCACCAAGAGTCTGTCTTGTTCCAGgaggcccaaaactggatgTAGTATTCTGAACACAGTCTGAGGGCAGCAAATAGAGGAAGATAACCAGTTGCTTTGAGCACTGGCTGTGCTCTTGTTAATATAGCCTGTATTTGCAGCCTTCTATTCAAGTACACTTTTacactgctgtctttttttACAAAATCTATTTGAGACCTCTATGGCTCAGGCTGTCTTGGCAGATAGGGACATTACAGGGGCACAGAAGTTGAAGCAAACGTTTTGGAACACTTTAAAAATCCAGCTAACAATGATGAATGTAGCAACTTTACACACACTTCCCCTACATACTTA
This genomic interval carries:
- the LOC110394228 gene encoding serine-protein kinase ATM-like (The sequence of the model RefSeq protein was modified relative to this genomic sequence to represent the inferred CDS: added 172 bases not found in genome assembly), whose product is MTFTGKPSDLGEVDLVGNDPEESIMETDNQESDLLFDDHSVTDISDTNESGEMQNVTGAASPLAEEQLTKQDFLHLEILRFLCICATTVQIQTVSFRASDIRRKLLMLADGSVFDSAKPLHLHTYLLLLKELPVEENLLPVDEVLKLLTPLSDVCSLYRRDQDVCKVILNNLLPVAESLAQSNEHTEETRNAQGQFLTVVGAFWKLAQGKRCTAPVRVALLNCMKALLEADPYSKWAILTIKNEDLPVSEVFPRFLADSHQ